The Candidatus Liberimonas magnetica sequence GGATTTTACATTTTCCGCTGTCTGTGACAATGACTGGCAAGTATTGTTTATATTTTCCATTATTTTCTGGAGTTTTAATATTCTTTGCATGCAGGAACCTTCGCTATAGTAAAGGATGTCTTTTGCTTCCTGGCTTAAGTTTTGTAGTTTGTCGACATTCTTTAATTTCGGAAGTGTCTGCTCTATCTCTTCTTCTTCGCCCGGATGCAGGTTCGCATCCTCTATTTCTTTTACCTGAAAACTATAAAGGTCTATCAGCCTTTGCTTTTCCTGTTCTGACATAGTCTGAGATTGTGATTGAAGAAGTATTTCCTTGTAAGACTCGTATTTTTTGCTCAAAATACATGCAGTTTCTTCAAGGCCGCCAAAGGTATCTAAAATATTTTGCTGATATACACTTTGGATCAAAGTCTGATGCTCATGCTGGCCATGAATATCCACAAGGAATTTGCCGATGTTATTTAAGGCTGCAAGGCTTATAGGAAGGTCGTTAGCAAATGCCCTGCTTTTTCCGGAAACATCCATTTCACGCCGCAGGATAAGAGATTCATTTTCCTGGCTGTCCATACCTATTTCTTCTAAATAGTTTTTAAGGCCTTTCATTTCTGCGATGTCGAATTCTGCTGTTATCATACAGCTTGAAGCACCCTTTTTTATCATCTGCAAAGACGCCCTATCACCAAGTATCAATCCCAGGGATTCGATAATTATGGATTTCCCTGCCCCTGTTTCACCTGTAAAGATATTCAGCCCTTCCGGAAACTCCAGGTGCAAGTCCGATATCAAAGCATAGTTTTTAATGTGCAGGTTTAATAGCATAGTTTATTCTGAAGTTTTAGTATGAAGCCTGTAATCGTTTGGATCGATACAATTGTCATAAGTGTTCCTATCAATTTTAATCCAATCTGTTTTATTGATACCGCGTTTGTTTTGTGAAGTAGGGCTAATTGGAAAGGCACTTGCGATTTTAACCCATCGGTTTTGTTCGTTTGCTATTGACCGGATTTCATCAGCTACTTCAGATAAATCCTGGTCTTGACTGAAAACAACAACTATATCACATTCGTTTCTATGAACAGCTCTAATTATATCTAATGCAATTCTTACATCAATACCCTTTTCTTGTCCTACTAAAACTGTTTGAGATTTCCCGTCCGGCAATACTACTGTCTGGTTGCGATAACGCAACGTGCGCGTGAATATCTTAGCATATCTCCCCATAGAGGCAAGTTTGGCAACCCAAAATTCATTCCATTTAGGATTGTCCGTATGATCGGGAATTCCGGTATAGAAATTAATTTTACTTATTTGCCAGTTGTTTTGTGTACATATATATTGCGCAAGTTTTAAAATATTATAGTTAGGATAACTATAGCCAAAAGCCTCTTTAACTGCATGAAAAATATTTTGACCATCTACAAAAATAAATGTTCGTTTGATATGGGGTTCAATAATCATAGAATTCTCAAAAAAATAACCCCACCCGAGTCCTTATTCAGAAGTCGAGTGGGGGGCAAATAATAGTGTTAAATTCACTAATAATATAGCAACTTTTATAAAAATTGTCAATGCTTAGCTTAATGGGTAAGTTTAATAACATGTTTAGAAATCCTAATGAATAACTAATAAATATTAATTCGGCTGTTATGTTTTGATATCGCATTTTGCGGTAGCTGTATTGATTTGTTAGGCTATTGTTTGTGAACATATTCAAACTTATCAAGTCCAAGTTCTTTTCTCACATTCTCTCTAACAATTTTCGCAACCCGACGGACAGATTCTGCGTAATCTTTGGTATCTTTGTTTTTGATAGCCAACATAATCTTTTCAAATTCTTCAGTTTCCTCTTTATAGCAATAGAGTTGAAACTTAGTCCAACTTGAGGCTATATCGTTTGAAAATTTCTCGTCTTCTGTACGATTTTCGTTGATTGCAAATATTATCGGTAAGAAAGAGAGAAGAGCATCAAGACGATAGTCCATGCGTTTTTTTAATATTTCGTGGCGGCGATTCAAAAAACTATTCACAAACCAGCTTGCTACTATTATTACAACGGAGAAGATAGTAATCCAATCACGATTTTCCATTTATTTATCCTTTACTTGCTTTATTTATCTATGGATTCCCTATAGTTAATTTCGGGATGACACCATTTTAAGACTAATTAATTATTTGAATGATATAAACAAGTTGCTTATCAAATTTGTAATAAATGGTGTTCCCTATCTACTACATTCTAACTACTATCTACTGATTTTATCCTCTCTCGCCCCACTTCAGCTTGGTTCTTAGAACTTTAAGGTATTTGCTGTTTGGGTTAACTATCAGTTTTAACGGGTTTTTGGCTTCTTTGATAAATATCAGGTCGTTGATGCCTAATTCATAATTTATCTGCCCGTCAATTGATACGATGGATTCGCTTTGTTTGTTCTTTGGGTCCATTGAAAGGTTTATAGTGTATTTGCTAGATATTATAAGAGGTCTTTGCGTTAAGGTATGGGGGCAAATGGGGGTAAGTATGAATAAAGAGAGGTTTGGATGAACTATAGGCCCGTTTGCGGCAAGTGAATAAGCGGTTGAACCGGTAGGTGATGAAACAATAAGCCCGTCTCCGATATAATCGCCTATGAATTCATCGTTTACTTTGGCTGTTATAGTAATAACCCTTGCCTTACTTCCGGAATGTATGATTATATCATTTAGCGCCAGGTGTTTAATGGTTTTTTTCCCGGTTTTTATTGTAATATCAAGCATCATCCTTTTTTGTATTTTGTATGAGCCTTCTACTATAGCAGGAAGGAGTGAGTAGACCTCCCGTGAATCCGTTTCTGCCATAAACCCCAGTGCTCCAAGATTAATCCCCAGTACCGGTATTTTATGAATTGAGAGCATTCTTGATGCCTTAAGCATTGTCCCGTCGCCGCCCAGGGTAAGCGCAAAATCCAGGTTCTTAACATTTTGATTGGAAGAAGAAATAGGAATGACTTTACAGCCCATGTTTTCCAGTGCGCCGGTAAGTTTTTGCAGCTCTTCCTTAGCCTTCTTTTTCTCAGTATTAAAGATAATGCCGACTTTTTTCATAATATCCTCTTTAAGTTAAACTGCGTTTAACTATGATTACGATGATTAAAAATCTGATTATACAGATTAAAGCAAAAGCATTTATGATATTTGTGTAATCTTGACGTTAAATCGTACAATCAACGAGTTATCTTTTTGTAACTTATTACATTATAGCAAAATCCGAAAAAATAATTGAATTAGAGAGCTATTTTTTATAAGTGTCGATCTTGTATGTTTTGTTTTCATAAAATGTAATTCTAATAGCTCCATTATCAGTTGTAGAATAAATCTTTTTATCATTGAATTCATCCGGGTCGTAAAGCGGGTTTTTACCTTTTGAGGCTATAACAACTTCAGGGCTAACGGCAGACATGAATTCCTCGCCCAAGCCTTTCTTGCCGTGTTTGGGAAGCTCAAGCACTGTTGAACTTAAATCCATATCTGATACGGCAAGTTGTTTCTGAATCCTATAGGGCATATCGCTTGTAAAAAGTATTTTGTTGCCGTAATATTCAAACTGCAAGACAAGGGAATTATTCTCTCTGTGTTTTGAAACAGTTTTGGGTGACAGGACAGAAAGTTTGCTTTTGTCCGCTATAAAGCTGTCTCCTTCCGATACTTTGCTAAAGTATATCCTGCGGTCTCTTATAAAGCTCATAATATTTTTAAAATCATCATCCTGATAAATCGCTTCAGATGTAATAATTTGGCTTACCTCAAAATTGTCCGTTATAGCTTCAAGCCCGCCTGTCCTTGGAACTGTAAAATTTGTGATTATTATTTTATCGAGTTTTTTTACTCCCTGGCCCCAGAGATATGGGCATACTATCCTTTGCCCGACGTCAAAATAAGGGTTAAAGCTCCCACCTGTGTCTATGAGCCAGTTCTGGCCGTTTGGGAACCTTATATGTACGGCATCGCCGTAGCCCACGTCTAAGAAAGTTACACTTAACTGCTTTTTTAAACGATAATCATCAATGTAACTTTTACCGAAAGGCAAAATAAGTGCCGGTATCAGCAAGAATGCCATCCCGGGGTATTTTTTCAGCTTAAATATACCCCACACGAATACGTAGTAGCAGGACAAAAACAAAATCGAGGGTGTTGGAACTCTTGCCGTTGCAAATGATACATCTGCAAAATAAACTACCAGCCAATAAAGCAGTTTTACCGTAATATTTATCGCTAATGTAACAATTGGTGTTAAAAAGGACAATAATGAATTGACTAAATAAAATACAATGCCAAGGCTCGTTAATATCCCGCTAAGAGGGACTATCACCAGGTTGCTTATTATCCCTATTACGGATATTTTGTTGAAATATAGTGCGAGGAGCGGGTCAACGAATATTTGGGCGGAAATGGATACAAGAAAAAGTCCCATCAGCCATTTTACCCAGAAATAAGAATTTATAAAAGGCTTAAACAGGATAGGGTATAAATAAACTATGCCAAGCGTAGCTGCAAAGGAGAGCATAAAGCTTGCGGTAAAAAGGGATTGCGGGTCAAAGATGAGTATGGTAAGAGCTGCAAGCGAAAGCGACTGGTATATTCCCGATTCTCTTGCAAGCCCTAAAGAGATAATTATAAAAATAGCCATCACGCTTGCCCGCAGTATAGGCGGGTTTGCTCCTGTTAATAACATATATAAAATTATGAAAGGGATGGTTAAAAATGCCGCGTATCTTTGCCTCAAGCCCAACATCCGAAATAGAGTCAGGAAAATAATTACAACGTATGCAACATTGAGGCCACTTACGACTAAAACGTGTGTCCTCCCAACACAATGCAGGTAAAAAATTATGTATCAGCATGGAGATTACCATTCCTGAGAAGCAGAAGAGGGCTGAAAACAAACCCGGCAAGGACTTCGTTACCTTATATTTTGCCCTTCCCAAAAACCTGTCAGACAGGCTGGAAGGTCATGCCAAAGATCAGAAGACTACTGAATCAGCAGTCTTGAGGAATATGATTGATGAGTATTTTAGCAAAAACAAAGGAAAAAGTCTTGATTACAGCCCATTGAAGAAACTGTCAATCCTTGGCATGAAGACCACTCCACGGACTGTTCGCAGAGACCAGGATAAAATGTTAAGGGATTTTTCACAAAAGACCGGGAGAAATGTCAGCGAGATTGTGAGAAATGCGATTGAAAAATATTAATTTTGGTTGGTAGTCTTGACAAGGCAATTATCGTGTGGTATAATATTAGCAGTCTATCAATGTAAGTGCTAATTAAACGCTTTGATTGTTTCATGGTATGGCGGAACTGGCAGACGCGGCAGCCTATCAAGCTGTTGCACTTTAGTGTGCGTGAGGGTTCAAGTCCCTCTTCCAAAAATTCGCCGTTTTTAGCGGCTTTATTATATGTTATAAAAGGAATAATGAAACCATAATTTTCTATATCTAGACACCTTACCTCTGAAGTCGAGTCGCTATCGCTGTCCTGCACGTAGGATATTATGGCGCTCGATTTTTTTATTTGTAACAAAAGGAGGTGAGAAGGCAATGAGTCAAAAGAAACCAGAAACAAGACTTGAGTTTCGTTCAGCTGTATCCGGGCGTTTTGTCAAAGATACTTATGGTAAACAACACCCTAAAACAACCGAACGTGAAAGAGTCCCACTCCCAGGCAAAGGAAGAAAATAGTTAGTTCTCTATGAGGTGGTCATCTTGCATATAACTATTATTAGTGTTGAAAGGTCGCCACATCCTTTGTAGATCGTACCCTGTGTCCTTATACATTAGGCATGGGGTACGATTATCTAGGGATTGTTTGAAAAGGAGGTTGTAAAAGAGTATAATCAGCCTATGGGGAATCTAGGGGTGGAATACATATTTAATAGAAGACTATGCCGTTTTCCTGGTGTGGTCTTTTTTGTTTGTATGAGATGGAATTGGATAGTTGATACATTATGACTTAAAAAAGACTTAAAAAGTAGAAATCTGCGAAGGTTAATACAATAAAATCTACAAAAAAAGGGGTAATTAGATGAAAAAAATATCATTTTTAATTATTGTTTCTTTGTTATCATTTTTTGCTTGCAATAGAAACATCAATCCAGAAAAGATTCATAGTGATGAGAAAACATCTACTTATACATACAAAGATTCTGGCAAATTAGTAACCGGAACAGTATTATATTACGAAACAGACAAAGAGACAAGAAAAAGATATAAAGACGAAGTAGTAGCTATTAAAAATGGTTTGAGAGTTAGTGTATGTAAATACTTTCCTAATGGCAAAGTTTCAAATGAGTGGTCTTTTAAAGACGGATTAGTTGATGGTGTAGCTAAGGCATATTGGGAGGATGGGAAATTATCAGCTTTAACTGAATGGAAAAATGATGAACTAAATGGCGTGTCAAAATCATATAGACAGAATGGTGAACAAGAAAAAGAAGAAGTTTTTGCGAATGGAGAATTAATACAAGAATATTTGTTCGACGAAAACGGCAATAAAATCATACCACCTATCGAAAAAATAGAGTTGGTTGCCATTGCCACAGGTTTTTATCCCTATTATGGGCAGCTACCATACACTCCTATCGTTATTATGAAATTCAAAAATATTGATAAAATACCTTTTACTGAAAAGATTAAATTTACTGCAACATTCATTTCAAATGGTGAAGAACTGGGAAATGATGTGGAATATTTTGGTGGCGCTGCACCTCTTCAGCCAGGGATTATGAAACAGATTAGTTTGCAATGCAATAGAGGATATAATAACCATGCTGTAGTCCTAGAAGCAAATGTTGAGTGTTTAATATATGCTGACAATAAGAAATATAAATCAATAAAGATCGAAACAAAAGTGCTTAATTCAAGTCTCATACAATAAGTAATGATATTTACACGCTTGTAACTGAAGTTATTCTTAAAGCTTATGAATAAATATAGAACTATAATCATGATGCCTATTGTTTTTGTGTTGATTACAGGATGTGATTCATTTAATCAAGAGATTCGTTTCGCTGAAGAATGGAATGATAATCCTAAAATTATGTTAGAAAATGCGAAACGAACACTTGCACTAAATAGGATTACAAAAATAATTGAGGTTGGGGGTGTAAGTACTGATATGACTGCAATTGAATTTGGAATCATTATCCCTTATCCCAAAGAAACATTGGGCAGAATTAACGTCAATTTTGTTTACATTGACAAAAATAAGAATACAAGGACAACTTTGAGTGACGATGGAACCAGGTACTTTGTTGGGCCTGAGGGTGAATACTTCGATGTCAAAGACCCAGTTTCTGATATTGGATATTTTAGAGTAGTTTTCCCTATATATAATCCTCTCAAGAGAGGTGATTATTATGTGTGTGCAGAATTCAATGGCAAAGTACTATCCGAAGGCAATTTTACTATAAACTAAATTCAGTATTGACATATATACATATAATTTAGGAGAGCATTTTATGGAAATTAAGATAACTGAAATATTAGTAACTATAATAACAGGTATTATTGGGTTACTTATTGGAGTCAAACTCGAACGTAATAAAAGATTGCTAGAAATGAAAAAAGAACTATATACAGCATTCCTTGATATAAACGCAGAATATGTATATCATAAGGAAGACAATCTGCTGAATGAAAAATATACAAAAGTATGCGACAAATTGTGCATTTATGGAGCTAAGGAAGTCTTAGAACTTATATCATTAATTCATGAGAAGAATCATGAAAATACAGAATATCAAAATACAGAAAAAGGAAAACATGAATATGCAAAACTGGTAAATGTTATGCGAAAAGATGTGAATACTTCAGGAGTTGAGACAAGAACAATTTTAAACATTTTGGAATATTTCTCTACTAAAAGCAGTTAAAGCAATAGTTCGCGTCATATTCTATATTATGCCCTAATAGGATAAAACATGAAAAAACTGTTTATATTAATTAGTTTTAGTATTATTTTCTCAATAAATGCTTTTGCCGATATGACCGTCTATTTTATTGACGTTGGTCAAGGAGATTCCGAGTTTATTGTTCTACCAAATAGCAAAACAGTTCTTATTGACGGCGGCCCTTCCAGTTCAAACTCATCTAATTTAGCGACCTTTCTCAATTCAAAAAATATAACCACTATAGATTATATTGTTTTAACACACCCACATGACGATCATCATAAAGGGCTTCAATGGGTATTCGATAATTGCCAGGTAAACAATTTCTATGACACAAAGATGAACAATAGTGGGGCAACTGGTGATGAAACAACACGTGCAAAGGCAGCGAGTGAGCCTGGATGCACTATTGTCTATCCTACAGCTAATGATCTCCTTGTTTGGGATTCAAGCGTAACGGTTAAAGTTTTGTATGCCTGCCCTAATGCAACTTCCAGCTCGGATGGTACTACGATAAATCAAAACTCTATTGTCCTAAAAATGACTTATAATGGTGAATCAATATTATTTGCCGGAGATATAGACACAAATGTTGAGGCGACCCTTGTTTCTACTTATGGCAATAATCTATCTGCTAAGGTGCTCAAAGTTCCTCATCATGGCAGTGCTTATGGCTCAAGTACTGCATTCTTAGATAAGGTGAAGCCTACGCGAGCATATATTGAAGTAGGTGCAAATAATTCCTATGGACATCCAGATTCAGGAACAGTAGGTAGATTACAAACAGCAGGTGCAATTGTGTACAGGACAGATACTGCTGGAACAATGTCATATACAATTAGCTCTACTACCTCTGTTGATATAACAGCTCCAAGTATTCCGTCAGGATTGTCTGCCGTTGTCGTTTCATCTACAGTAATCAATCTCACCTGGACTGCTTCAACTGATAATATAGCTATTGCAGGATACCAAATAAGGCGAGGAGGAATTTTTCTGTCTTCTACAACCAGTATAAGTTATACCGACACAGGACTTTCACCTTCAACTTTGTATAGTTATATAGCTAAAGCCTATGATGGAGCAGGGAACATTAGCACGCAGTCAAACACTGCAACAGCAACTACAAATTCAGCACCTTCTGCAGGTGATACTACTCCCCCGAGTCTACCATCAAATCTTTCGGCTACTGTTATTTCGTCATGTACGATAAATCTTACATGGATAACCTCAACGGACAATGTAGGTGTTGTCGGATATCAGATTTTTAGAAATAATATGTTTATATCTTCAAGCACTGCTACAAGCTATTCAGATATAGGATTAAATTCGTCTACGCTATATTCCTATACTGTTGCTGCATATGATTCTGCCGGGAATCATAGCTCTAAGTCTACGAGTACAAGTGCAACGACAAACAGTGCTCCCACTGCTTCATCTCAAAATGTTGTAAAACCGCCTGATCCAGGGGATTTTGTAGGGTCTCCGCAAATAAACTTTGGAGGAACTTCTTCTATCAAGAAGAAAATAAAGGAATTAAAGAAATACAAAGATGCTCTCAAATAAAATAAAATTAATTTCAGTTTGTTTACTATTATTATTTGTTGCCATTAACCTAAACGCTGAACCTTCTAAAAAGTTTGGAGTAGTGTTAGGCGACCCATGGCTTGGCTTGAGATATGATATAAAAGACAATATTGGAACAGAAATAAGGTATACTCTTGACCCTGAAATTAAGGTGTTATATCTTCGTGGCGATATTAAACTATATAAACGAATATTCTGCGGTTTGGAATATGGGCTAATATCGTTTGACTATGAAGGCATTTCAGGAACTGGCTATACCTTAACTCCAATTTTTATCGGGTATAAGATGCCTATTAATAAAAGAATATCATTCTTGTTTGATTTAGGAATAAGTTATATAAAATTATCCTCTGATGGTGATTCATTGGGGGGATTTGAATTTCCAATAAATGCTTGGATAGCGATTAATTTATTCTAGATATAGGAAGCAAGGTATATAGGACTGATACTGGCGGGACTATGGAATACGTGATACCCTAGAGAATTTAGAAGAGGCAATGTGAGAGAGGAACTTCAGAAATTAATAGATTCGAGTAATTACTCGGATGATTACGATTTATATAGGACTCTTTGGATTGCAAAAAATTTACATAAAGGTAGATTTGAACTTGCGCTCAAACATCAAAAAGATGCAGAAAAAGAAGTGAAAACTGAAGAAGAGTTGTTAGAGTATTGTGATGATATACATTACTATGCTTACCAAGAAAGTCATTTTATTTGGCATTTTTGTCTTTGGCGACTACAAGCTGTTCTTGAAGGTATTATATCTGTAAAATATCTTCAATCAAAAAATGTAATACATGGTCTCACGAATAAATTAAAAACCATGTTGGAAATGGGTTATACAATTGACCCTGTTGATAATAATCAATTATTGGAATGGTCTAAATTAAGGAATCAATTGTCTCATTCTCCACCCTCATCTCATAGTCCAGGTCCGCTAGAGGAAAGCGATTTAGATGAATATTATGCACTTTGCAAAAGGCTATGTGAAAATTGGGATATCCAATTTACTAAAGTCCATAATAAGCGAAAAACATAGTTGGGGGATTCTAAGAACTGTAGTTTAGAACCCATTTGCATAAGCGCCAACTCTTGACCACACTCATAAAGAAGGAAAATATCTGAAAAAAAGTATATTTTGTTTAATGATATTGTGTTTATATTTAGGAATAGCACATGCTTCTGATAAACTATCATTGGAGTACGGCATAGTCTCAAGATATATGTGTCTTTATCAGCCGGTTTTGGTTTCAAACTCCGCTTTATTCCTGCGATCAGATACAAGCTCTTTCAGGGAAAACAACATCTTTAACCAGTTCAGGGTAAAATATAGAATTAGTGAAGATATTTTTATACAAGCAGGCATAATATCGCCTATTCAAATAAGTGATGACATATACACAGGAGATTTTAATTATAGCGTTCTCACATCTCCACAGGTAAATTATAGGCGCACTTATAAAAGAGTACTGTCTACTGACCTAAAAGGCTATCAGTTGTATGTTAAAGATGAGTTGGTGGAAAACGGGTTTTTATACGGCGGGATAAATTATTATGACATTAATTTTAAAGAAGCTGTGTCAAAAAGCCTTTTAAATCTAAATACAAACCAAAACCAGGTAATTTATGATATTAATAATACATATAATATATCAGGGGCAAATATTGTGATGGGGGTTGAATACAGGCAGTATGTTTATAAGGGATTGTATGCAGCCGGAGGACTTGAAATTAATACTGATTTAACAAGAATGTTTGATTTCACTAAATTTACAGGTGTAACATTAGGCGAAACTACAGACGGGTCCGATTTAACAACAGAGGCAGGAAGGGCAGGCATTGCAGCAAGTTTTAATATAAACTTGGTGATTGGCTATGAGTTCTAATTACCCTACGAGAACAGTAAAATGCTTAATATGTGGCAAACGGTTTAAAGGTGTAAATAGTGGCCATTTAATAAGTAAACACGGATATAACAGAGAACATCCAGTAGAAGATTATAAGAACGACTATGGCCTTAGAAAAGCTACTTCTGAATATACACGCGGGCTTATTGGGAAACTCAAAATTGGAAATAAATACTGGGTTGGAAGAAAGCATAAACGATCCACAAAATTAAAATTAAGATTAGTCCACTTAGGGGTTAAAGAAAAAGAAGGAATCGGAAAAATTATCAGTAGGGCAAGGATTGGCAATAAGAACGCATTAGGTTATAAGCATACTAAAGCGTTTAAGAAATGGATTTCTGCATTAAACAAAAAGCTTTGGGCTGAAAACAGGGGAAAATACGGGCAAATAGGGCAAGGTGGGAACAAAAAAGCTTTATTTGTGTCTGAATAATTGATAAGATTAAATTTATGAAAAGAATAGCCATTATTTTGTTAAGTTCTATCATATTAATAGGAAACTTAAATGCAGAAGAGAAAGGAGTTAAGCTTTATCTTATCAAGGACGTAAAACTGCATATTGATACATCCTGGGACGGGGATAGCGGTAAAATGGAAAAAGAGGTACAATCTATCTTAAAGAAAAGCATACCAGAACTAAAAATAAATAAAGACAGCAAATATACGCTTGATATCAATATAAAGCGGGCAAATGAGCTTCAAGGAATATTTGCTTGCCAATTCTTTCTACGGCTAATAGGTTTTGGTTTTGACAAAGACCTCGGTGATAGCCTTTACACGAAAGAATATTGGCAATACTCTTATTTTGGGATGTGTGATAATAAGGGCTGGGACGGCCTTATTAATGATATATTAACTGATGGCATTAAGGATTTGGCTGTTAAACGGTATAGCAGAGAGAAATAGAATAAGATGGAGGTTAAATCATGCCAAATGCAAATGATGCGAAAGACTATTTTAATAGGGGTATTGCATATCACGGCAAAGGAAACTACGATAAAGCAATTAAGATGTTTGAGAAAGCGGTAAGTATCAAACCAGAGTATGTGCCAGCCTATAGCATTATGGGCCTTGCTTATGATAAAAAAGGAAACTACGATAAAACAATTGAGATGTGTAAGAGAGCGGTAAGTATCGATCCAAAGCTTGCAGAAGGCTATAACCTTATGGGTGGAGCATATTACAAAAAAGGAAACTACGATAAAACAATTGAGATGTGTAAGAGAGCGGTAAGTATCAAACCAGACTATGCGGCAGCCTATAGCTTTATGGGTATTGCATATGATGAAAAAGGAAACCCTGACAAAGCAATTAAGATGTTTAAGAAAGCGTTAAGTATCAATCCAAAGGATGCGATAATCTATAAAAGTATGGGCATTGCATATGATAAAAAAGAAAACTACAAAAAAGCAATTAAGATGTTTGAGAAAGCGGTAAGTATCAATCCGGAGTTTGTGGAAGCCTATATCAATATGGGTGCTACATATGTTCACAAAGGAAACTACAAAAAAGCAATTAAGATGTTTGAGAAAGCGGTAAGTATCAAACCAGAGTATGCGGAAGCCTATAGCCTTATGGGGATTGTATATGATGAAAAAGGAAACCCCGACAAAGCAATTAAGATGTATAAGAAAGCTGCCAGACTTGGAAATAAGTTTTCACAAAAATATTTAAAAAAGCAGGGAATAGATTGGTAACTGGATTTAATATCTGTTGCTATTCCCCATTTGAAATTTACACCAGTTAATTGGTATAGCTCTGACAAACATTGATTCATTTGAAAACCATGCTAAAATTTAAAAATGCTAAATCAGCCTATTGGAACCAATACAGTGAAGATGAATCAGACTTCGATAATGAAGTCCGGAAAGGGATATGGTTCCGTTCAGATGGTTTTAACCCTCTCCCAGAAGCCCCAGAGGGGTACTTTTGGAATCGTGATAGTGGCGGTCTTCAATTAGGTGGTCTCCAGACAGGAAAAACAATTACCTACCGATTATGGCATAATAAGTTTGGATATATGCCAGGTTCAGAATAAAGTATAATGGGGTGAATAATGCCAGAAGATAAAAAGGTAGTATCTACAGAAGAAACCCTGATGA is a genomic window containing:
- a CDS encoding NYN domain-containing protein, coding for MIIEPHIKRTFIFVDGQNIFHAVKEAFGYSYPNYNILKLAQYICTQNNWQISKINFYTGIPDHTDNPKWNEFWVAKLASMGRYAKIFTRTLRYRNQTVVLPDGKSQTVLVGQEKGIDVRIALDIIRAVHRNECDIVVVFSQDQDLSEVADEIRSIANEQNRWVKIASAFPISPTSQNKRGINKTDWIKIDRNTYDNCIDPNDYRLHTKTSE
- a CDS encoding NAD(+)/NADH kinase — encoded protein: MKKVGIIFNTEKKKAKEELQKLTGALENMGCKVIPISSSNQNVKNLDFALTLGGDGTMLKASRMLSIHKIPVLGINLGALGFMAETDSREVYSLLPAIVEGSYKIQKRMMLDITIKTGKKTIKHLALNDIIIHSGSKARVITITAKVNDEFIGDYIGDGLIVSSPTGSTAYSLAANGPIVHPNLSLFILTPICPHTLTQRPLIISSKYTINLSMDPKNKQSESIVSIDGQINYELGINDLIFIKEAKNPLKLIVNPNSKYLKVLRTKLKWGERG
- a CDS encoding DNA internalization-related competence protein ComEC/Rec2: MHCVGRTHVLVVSGLNVAYVVIIFLTLFRMLGLRQRYAAFLTIPFIILYMLLTGANPPILRASVMAIFIIISLGLARESGIYQSLSLAALTILIFDPQSLFTASFMLSFAATLGIVYLYPILFKPFINSYFWVKWLMGLFLVSISAQIFVDPLLALYFNKISVIGIISNLVIVPLSGILTSLGIVFYLVNSLLSFLTPIVTLAINITVKLLYWLVVYFADVSFATARVPTPSILFLSCYYVFVWGIFKLKKYPGMAFLLIPALILPFGKSYIDDYRLKKQLSVTFLDVGYGDAVHIRFPNGQNWLIDTGGSFNPYFDVGQRIVCPYLWGQGVKKLDKIIITNFTVPRTGGLEAITDNFEVSQIITSEAIYQDDDFKNIMSFIRDRRIYFSKVSEGDSFIADKSKLSVLSPKTVSKHRENNSLVLQFEYYGNKILFTSDMPYRIQKQLAVSDMDLSSTVLELPKHGKKGLGEEFMSAVSPEVVIASKGKNPLYDPDEFNDKKIYSTTDNGAIRITFYENKTYKIDTYKK
- a CDS encoding ribbon-helix-helix domain-containing protein, with protein sequence MEITIPEKQKRAENKPGKDFVTLYFALPKNLSDRLEGHAKDQKTTESAVLRNMIDEYFSKNKGKSLDYSPLKKLSILGMKTTPRTVRRDQDKMLRDFSQKTGRNVSEIVRNAIEKY
- a CDS encoding MBL fold metallo-hydrolase; amino-acid sequence: MKKLFILISFSIIFSINAFADMTVYFIDVGQGDSEFIVLPNSKTVLIDGGPSSSNSSNLATFLNSKNITTIDYIVLTHPHDDHHKGLQWVFDNCQVNNFYDTKMNNSGATGDETTRAKAASEPGCTIVYPTANDLLVWDSSVTVKVLYACPNATSSSDGTTINQNSIVLKMTYNGESILFAGDIDTNVEATLVSTYGNNLSAKVLKVPHHGSAYGSSTAFLDKVKPTRAYIEVGANNSYGHPDSGTVGRLQTAGAIVYRTDTAGTMSYTISSTTSVDITAPSIPSGLSAVVVSSTVINLTWTASTDNIAIAGYQIRRGGIFLSSTTSISYTDTGLSPSTLYSYIAKAYDGAGNISTQSNTATATTNSAPSAGDTTPPSLPSNLSATVISSCTINLTWITSTDNVGVVGYQIFRNNMFISSSTATSYSDIGLNSSTLYSYTVAAYDSAGNHSSKSTSTSATTNSAPTASSQNVVKPPDPGDFVGSPQINFGGTSSIKKKIKELKKYKDALK
- a CDS encoding tetratricopeptide repeat protein, giving the protein MPNANDAKDYFNRGIAYHGKGNYDKAIKMFEKAVSIKPEYVPAYSIMGLAYDKKGNYDKTIEMCKRAVSIDPKLAEGYNLMGGAYYKKGNYDKTIEMCKRAVSIKPDYAAAYSFMGIAYDEKGNPDKAIKMFKKALSINPKDAIIYKSMGIAYDKKENYKKAIKMFEKAVSINPEFVEAYINMGATYVHKGNYKKAIKMFEKAVSIKPEYAEAYSLMGIVYDEKGNPDKAIKMYKKAARLGNKFSQKYLKKQGIDW